The genomic window CATGGGGGCCGAGGCGGTCGGCCCCCGCAAGCGGGCCACGATCGAGCGCCTCGCCTGGGCCTGGCTCCTCCGTCACGGCCAGACCGGCGACCAGTACCGCTTCGACGTCCTGACCCTCGACGGGATGGGGCCAGCGGCCCAGCTGACCCACATCGAGGACGCTTGGCGTCCCGATTGGCGTTGAAATGTCACATATGGCGCAAAATACTACACATTGAGACTCTTGCTTCGGAGTAGTTTCGGTTGTAGCTTGGTAGAAGCTAGATTGGTGGAGTGAAATGCTCCACTGCGCGATGATCGATGATCGATCATCGATGATCGATCATCCCGTGTCGCCCTTCAATCACCATTCGCCAGGATCCCAACGCCATGTCCGTCACCGAATCCCGCGTCGACACCGAGAAGAAGAAGGCCCTCAACCTTGCCATCTCCCAGATCGAGAAGCAGCTGGGGAAGGGCTCGATCATGCGGATGGGGGCGGACCGGCCCCGCGTGAAGATCGACGCCATCTCCACCGGCGCCATCAACCTCGATGCGGCCACCGGCATCGGCGGCGTCCCTCGCGGCCGGATCACCGAGATCTACGGCCCCGAGTCGTCAGGCAAGACGACGCTCTGCTTGCATCTCGTCGCCAACGTGCAGAAGTCCGGCGGGGTGGCGGCTTACGTCGACGCCGAACACGCCCTCGACATCGAGTACGCCAAGAAGCTCGGCGTCGACATCGAGAACCTGCTGGTCTCGCAGCCCGACACCGGCGAACAGGCCCTCGAGATCGTCGAGATCCTGGTCCGCTCCGGCGCTGTCGACCTGGTGGTGATCGACTCGGTCGCCGCGCTGGTGCCGAAGGCCGAAATCGAAGGCGAGATGGGCGATTCCCACATGGGCCTCCAGGCGCGCCTCATGAGCCAGGCCCTCCGCAAGCTGGCCGGCGCGATCAACCGGACCCACTGCTCGGTGGTCTTCATCAACCAGCTGCGCGAGAAGATCGGCGTGATGTTCGGCAACCCGGAGACCACCACCGGCGGCAAGGCGCTCAAGTTCTACGCCTCGCTCCGCATGGACATCCGCCGCATCGGGCCGGTCAAGGAACGCGAGGCCGTCATCGGGTCGCACGTCCGCGTGAAGGTGGTGAAGAACAAGGTGGCGCCGCCGTTCAAGCAGGCGGAGTTCGACGTCATGTTCGACGAAGGGATCTCGCACACCGGCCTGCTGGTCGACATCGCCTCCGAGGCGGGGATCATCCAGAAGTCGGGCGCGTGGTACTCCTACGGCGAGCAGCGCATCGGGCAGGGGCGCGAGAACGCCAAGCTCTTCCTCAAGGACAACGCCGCTCTGATGGCCGAGGTCGAGGCCAAGGTGAAGGAGTCGCTGGGCATGCTGGCCGCCGCGGGTCCGGGCGTCCCCGATGAGGAAGACGGCGAGTGATCATCGAAGCACTGGTCCCCGATCCACGGCGTCCCGGGAGCACCCGGGTCATCGTGGATGGGCGGCCCGCCTGGACCGTGCCGGCCGATGTCGTGGCAGCCCTCGGGCTCGCCCCGGCTCGGCCGCTCCCGGCCGGTGGGGTGGCGGCACTCGATGCCGCGGCCGATGAAGAAGCCGCATTCCGCGCCGCCATCAAGGCGATCGAGCAACGGGCCCACGGCACCGTCGAGTTGACCCGGAAGTTGGGCCGACGGAGTCATGGCCCCGACGCGGTGGCGGGCGCCGTGGCTCGGCTGACCACGTTGGGGTTGCTCGACGACGCGGCGTTTGCCCGCGGCTATGTCGAAGTGCGAGCGCGTCGGGGCAGCGGCCCGATGCGCATCCGGCACGACCTCGCGCGGCTGGGCGTCCCGAATGAGCTGGTGGCTGCCGCCCTGGTCACGCTCCAGGACGAGGAAGCCCCCGACCCGATGGCCAAGACGCTGGCACAGGCCGAGCGTCGCGTGGCCGGCATGAAGGGACTCACCCGTGACGCCAAGCGGCGTCGGTTGCTGGCCTTCTTCGCACGCCGGGGGTGGGCCGGGGCCGTGGCCAACGGCCATGTCCGGCGGTTGGTGGGGGAGGGCTGACGGGCCGGGGTTGGTTAGATTCCGCCCCATGAATGCCGCCCAGATTCGCCGCCGATTCCTCGACTATTTCGTCGCCCAGGGTCACACCGAGGTCGCCTCGTCGACCCTCGTTCCCGCCGACGACCCGACGCTCCTCTTCACCAACGCCGGCATGGTGCAGTTCAAGCGCACCTTCCTCGGGCAGGACCCGCGCAGCTATGTCCGCGCGGTCACCTGCCAGAAGTGCGTGCGCGCTGGCGGGAAGCACAACGACCTCGAACAGGTCGGGCTGACCCGCCGTCACCACACCTTCTTCGAGATGCTCGGCAATTTCTCGTTCGGCGACTACTTCAAGCGCGACGCCATCAAGTTCGCCTGGGAGTTCGTCACCTCGCCCGAGTACCTCGGCATCCCGGCCGATCGCCTGCGCGTCACGGTGCACCACACCGATGACGAGGCGCGCGCGCTCTGGCTCGAGCACTCGACGCTCCCCGCCGACCGGATCTACGGCCTCGGCGACAAGGACAACTTCTGGCAGATGGGCGATACCGGTCCGTGCGGCCCCTGCTCGGAGATCTACGTCGACCTGAAGTGGACGCCGGGGAGCACGCCCGTCGCGATGTCGCAGGCCGATTTCGAAGTGGAAGCCGAAGCAGGCCGGTTCCTCGAGATCTGGAACCTGGTCTTCATGCAGTTCGATCGCTCCGCCGACGGGACGCTCACGCCGCTGCCAAAGCCCAGCGTCGACACCGGGGCCGGCCTGGAGCGGATCACCGCCGTGCTGCAGGGGCAGGACGACAACTTCCACACCGACCTCTTCCGTCCGCTGATCGCCGATGTGGAGCGGCTCGTCGGCGCGCCGTATCCGGGTGGGCCCGAGGGGACCGGTATTTCGTACCGCGTGCTCGCCGACCACGCGCGCGCGGTGTCGTTCCTGCTGCTCGATGGTGTCTATCCGAGCAACGAGGGACGCGGCTACGTGCTGCGCCGCATCCTCCGCCGCGCGGTGCGCCATGCCTGGCTGCTCGGCCGCCGCGAGCCGACGCTGGTCGAGCTGGTGCCGACCGTCGTCGCCCTGATGGGCGAGGCCTATCCGGTGCTCGTGGAGAAGCAGGCGTTCGTCGCCGAGACGATTCGTCAGGAAGAAGCCCGCTTCCTCGAGACGATCGAGGCGGGACTCTCGCGGCTCGAAGAGATTCGCGCCGCCGGCACCACGCGCATCGCCGGCGACGAGGCCTTCAAGCTGTTCGACACCTTCGGCTTCCCGCTTGACCTCACGGTGCTGATCGCCGAGGAGATGGGGATCAGCGTCGACACCGCCGGCTTCGACGTCGCGATGACGGAGCAGCGCGAGCGGAGTCGTGCCGCGGCCGGGAAGGGCCAGAAGCTCCAGGCCGAATCCGGAACATTCACGATAGTCGGTGGCGATGCATCGCTCGTTCACGGGCGAGTGTCAAAGTTCGTCGGCTACACCGAACTCGCCGCCGAGACCGAAGTGCTAAGCAATGTCGAGGCCGCCGCGAACGGCATCCTCGTCCTGCGCGAGTCGCCCTTCTACGCCACCAGCGGCGGCCAGCAGGCCGACCATGGCATCGTCGAGGGCGAGGGGTGGCGCTTCCGCGTGACCGACGTCGTCAAGGACGCCGAACTTGGGCAGCGGTTGCTGGGCACGCTCGAGGGGAGCTTCGCGCCCGGCGCGGTGCACGCCACGGTCGACGCCGCGCGTCGCGCGGAGATCGAGCGCAACCACTCCGCGACCCACCTCGCGCACATGGTGCTCCGCCGTCACCTCGGTGGGCACGTGCGGCAGCAGGGGTCGCTCGTCGAGCCCACGCGGCTCCGTTTCGACTTCTCGCACGGTGGTCCGGTCGACGCAGCGCAGCTCGCCGACATCGAGGCCGAAGTGAACGACCTCGTGCTTGCCAATGCGCCGGTCGACATCCGCGAGATGTCGTATCCCGACGCGCTCGCCAAGGGAGCGATGGCGTTCTTCGCCGACAAGTACGGCGACGTGGTGCGGGTGGTGACGATGGGCGACTCGATCGAACTCTGCGGCGGCACGCATGTGCGGACCACCGGGCAGATCGGTCTCTTCCGCTTCACCGCGCAGGGTGGCGTGGCGGCGGGTGTGCGTCGGATCGAGGCGATCACCGGTCACGGCGCCTACGCGGCGGTGCGTGCGGCCGAGGGGCGGATCGCCGCCTTGGCGCAGAGCCTCAAGGCACAGCCCGACCAGATCGAGCGGAAGCTGGAGGCGATGCTCGCCGAGCGCGAGAAGCTCGAGG from Gemmatimonadota bacterium includes these protein-coding regions:
- a CDS encoding regulatory protein RecX — encoded protein: MIIEALVPDPRRPGSTRVIVDGRPAWTVPADVVAALGLAPARPLPAGGVAALDAAADEEAAFRAAIKAIEQRAHGTVELTRKLGRRSHGPDAVAGAVARLTTLGLLDDAAFARGYVEVRARRGSGPMRIRHDLARLGVPNELVAAALVTLQDEEAPDPMAKTLAQAERRVAGMKGLTRDAKRRRLLAFFARRGWAGAVANGHVRRLVGEG
- the recA gene encoding recombinase RecA, with the protein product MSVTESRVDTEKKKALNLAISQIEKQLGKGSIMRMGADRPRVKIDAISTGAINLDAATGIGGVPRGRITEIYGPESSGKTTLCLHLVANVQKSGGVAAYVDAEHALDIEYAKKLGVDIENLLVSQPDTGEQALEIVEILVRSGAVDLVVIDSVAALVPKAEIEGEMGDSHMGLQARLMSQALRKLAGAINRTHCSVVFINQLREKIGVMFGNPETTTGGKALKFYASLRMDIRRIGPVKEREAVIGSHVRVKVVKNKVAPPFKQAEFDVMFDEGISHTGLLVDIASEAGIIQKSGAWYSYGEQRIGQGRENAKLFLKDNAALMAEVEAKVKESLGMLAAAGPGVPDEEDGE
- the alaS gene encoding alanine--tRNA ligase; the protein is MSGGWWGRADGPGLVRFRPMNAAQIRRRFLDYFVAQGHTEVASSTLVPADDPTLLFTNAGMVQFKRTFLGQDPRSYVRAVTCQKCVRAGGKHNDLEQVGLTRRHHTFFEMLGNFSFGDYFKRDAIKFAWEFVTSPEYLGIPADRLRVTVHHTDDEARALWLEHSTLPADRIYGLGDKDNFWQMGDTGPCGPCSEIYVDLKWTPGSTPVAMSQADFEVEAEAGRFLEIWNLVFMQFDRSADGTLTPLPKPSVDTGAGLERITAVLQGQDDNFHTDLFRPLIADVERLVGAPYPGGPEGTGISYRVLADHARAVSFLLLDGVYPSNEGRGYVLRRILRRAVRHAWLLGRREPTLVELVPTVVALMGEAYPVLVEKQAFVAETIRQEEARFLETIEAGLSRLEEIRAAGTTRIAGDEAFKLFDTFGFPLDLTVLIAEEMGISVDTAGFDVAMTEQRERSRAAAGKGQKLQAESGTFTIVGGDASLVHGRVSKFVGYTELAAETEVLSNVEAAANGILVLRESPFYATSGGQQADHGIVEGEGWRFRVTDVVKDAELGQRLLGTLEGSFAPGAVHATVDAARRAEIERNHSATHLAHMVLRRHLGGHVRQQGSLVEPTRLRFDFSHGGPVDAAQLADIEAEVNDLVLANAPVDIREMSYPDALAKGAMAFFADKYGDVVRVVTMGDSIELCGGTHVRTTGQIGLFRFTAQGGVAAGVRRIEAITGHGAYAAVRAAEGRIAALAQSLKAQPDQIERKLEAMLAEREKLEARLAEALKGGGTAEATLLSAGPVTIHLRSTVTEDRAQLGELADAFRGAEKAQAMLMLVNPTLPAAITLAVSDDLIAAGKDANAAMKLLTGAFGGRGGGRPTFASGSLGVDNVEAVVVDRIVPLVAEWIGA